A genomic region of Homalodisca vitripennis isolate AUS2020 chromosome 5, UT_GWSS_2.1, whole genome shotgun sequence contains the following coding sequences:
- the LOC124363560 gene encoding uncharacterized protein LOC124363560, whose amino-acid sequence MRLNAEKCAIVTFHRNSRPLMFDYCLSNTTLCRKSYIRDLGIGLSSDLSPELHIDIITRKAAKMLGFIIRTSRGGLSVEAMKIAYTALVRSVLEYGCVVWCPYQLGHIQRLQSIQDRFVRIIGTKLGYNYSEVPLELVADQLGLAPLYARRRLHDLVFLQKILTGDVDCSELLHLINLRVPGRTRSLDIFCVQHCSTNYEFHSVIPRLHRLGNLICHHHDFFCNSVSSLKRIFLLLGYTM is encoded by the coding sequence ATGAGACTGAATGCCGAGAAGTGTGCTATTGTAACATTTCACAGGAACTCCAGGCCTTTGATGTTTGATTACTGTCTAAGCAACACTACACTTTGCCGTAAGTCTTACATTAGAGACCTTGGAATTGGGTTGTCTTCGGACCTAAGCCCTGAATTACACATAGACATAATCACCAGGAAGGCTGCTAAGATGTTGGGGTTTATCATAAGGACTTCTAGAGGCGGTCTTAGTGTTGAGGCGATGAAGATAGCATACACAGCGCTAGTTAGATCTGTGTTGGAGTACGGCTGTGTTGTGTGGTGTCCCTACCAACTTGGACATATTCAGCGACTCCAGAGCATACAAGATCGCTTTGTTAGGATAATTGGTACCAAGCTGGGATACAACTACAGTGAAGTTCCCTTGGAGTTGGTAGCGGATCAATTGGGGCTGGCTCCATTATATGCGAGAAGGAGACTGCATGACCTGGTGTTTCTACAGAAGATCCTCACTGGAGATGTCGATTGCTCGGAGTTACTCCACCTCATCAATCTCAGAGTACCTGGTAGAACTCGGTCTCTGGACATCTTCTGTGTACAGCATTGCTCCACCAACTATGAATTTCACAGTGTCATCCCCAGATTACACCGGCTTGGTAACCTAATCTGCCATCACCACGACTTTTTTTGCAATAGTGTGTCATCgctgaaaaggatatttttattattgggctaCACTATGTAA